The genomic segment CGCTCTATATATGGCGATACCAGCGCTAATGGTAATGTGAAATTTTTCATTGCGTTCATCAAAAACTAAACAGTCTGTTTCTGTTCTTATTATTTCAGTAATTTGTATTATCTCTTTTTCATTGTTGAAAAAACCAATAAGAAGAAACTCTTCACCACCAAAACGAATACTAAAATCATTTGGCCGGGTATTTTCTATAATAATATTGGCTAATCTCTTTAAGACACGATCGCCACAGCTACGCCCATAGTTAGCGTTAATTTTTTTAAAGTGGTCAATATCCAAGTCTATTACTGCCAAAAGCTTTTCGTTATCCTGGTGCAGTTTTGTTAAGATAGTTGGTAAAATCTCTTTGAGGAATCGTTTTGTATAAAGGTTTGTAAGAGTATCCTTTATTGCAAGTTCACCAATTTGTCGTAGAAAATAATTTATAACAAAGATTGCAATGACAACAAAAACAATAAAACAGGCACTAAATATTACCGAGGTTTTAAAAACGATCCAAAAAATATTTTCCTGCATATCATCAAGATAGAGGCCTGTCCCCAGAACCCAGTCCCATGGGGTGAAATAGGTCACATAAGAAATTTTAGGACTCTCCTCGGGTATATTGGGCTTAGGCCAGTAGTATGAGACCCAACCGCCACCATTTTTAGCTGTGCTAATAAACTCTTTAAAAAAATATTTTCCCTTGAAGTCGGTCCAGTTGATGAGGTTAAGACCAACTCTATTCGGTGTATATGGTTGCATCAAAAGCACTCCTTCTCCACTGTTTACCCAGAGATAACCATTTGCTCCATATGTGGCTCCATTTAAGGTATTTAATGCTCTTGCCTTTGCCTGCGAAGAGGTCAGATTTCCATCTGCACTCAGTTGATAAAAATGTTGAACAACTCCCAGACCAACCTCAGTAATATGTTTAGATTGGTCTTTTTTTTCTTTTTCTAAATTTGTTGAAAGAGAGTAATGAAAAAACAAAAGAAAGGCAGTTAGTCCAAGACCAATAAGAATAATAAATGCCAGAAGTTTCTTCTGAATCGGAGACCTGATTGTTAGGGATGCTGAGTTATTCATGGCTATACTCTCGCTTAATCTTGAGGTGTGGAGACGATAGTAGCTCTTTTCTAGGTGTCCTTTATTGTAGGAGAAAAAACAGATGTTGGGAATATTTTTATAATTTTTTTTTAAGCTGTTAAGGAAAACAGGCCTAGATTAGGATATATATGTTACTTATTAAGGGGATGGCAGGAATCTGCTGGTGATGCTAAAACGTGGAGAGGATCAGTCGTATAACATCCAGTCATTCAGATTTGTCTGGCAAAGACAGTTTGCTTTCATCACAATGGGAATTTTTCTAAACAACAGATTGGCATCACGGCCTGGAAAATGGAGTGGTGCTGGCGCAACAAAAGACTTAGGATAAATAAGGCGAGATTGCCCCCTGTTCCCACAGTTGCAGTTGTGCCAGTTGATCTTATTTTGGGACATTATATTCGCCCCCTGAGTATCTGCTAAGCCATAAGCGTCAACGAGGCAATAAAGGTATGGGCAAAGGGCAAACGGGAAAAGAGGTCGTCTACCTGTATAAAGCCTGAAAACCCGAGGAGACGAGCAATATACAGATGTATAAAGCCTTAAACACCGAAGAAAGAGACAATATACAAATGTATAAAGCCTGAAACACCGAAGAAACAGACAATATATAAATGTATAAAGCCTGAAACACCGAAGAAACAGACAATATACAAATGTATAAAGCCTGAAAACCTGAGTTGACGGACAATATACGGATCTACACAGGCCAAAACCTTGAGGAGATGGCCAATATACATCCATACGAAGGCTCAAAACTTGGGTAAATGGCTTATCTGCGAGCGTAGACAGTCTTTTTTATAGGGCAAGATCAACATCCCTGATTTGCACTTACTGACAGCTCGCCATTTCGCTCGCCACTCGTTCGCCGCTACGCTGCTGATGCTACTCGTTGTCACTCACTGCTACTTCACTGCTGTTTTTCCTGCTCTTTCTAGTATCTGTCCTTGTCCTTTAAATTAAAAAAAATCAGTGTTCTCCAGGCAGTGGTTAAGCGCAGTTGCCCTTGCTTTTGTCCTTTCTGATAGCTGTTGGCTGACAGCTCCCAACTCGCCATTCCGCTCGCCACTCGTTCGCCGCTACGCTGCTGACGCCACTCGTTGTCACTCAATGCTACTTCACTGCTATAGCTTCTTCCTATCGCTTTCCCGTCCCTGTCCTTGCCTGTGCCCTTTAACGTTAAAGTGTCCTTCTCTGTGTTCTCCCACCCTCTGTGGTGAACTGTTTTTTGTAGTTTTTGTAGTTTCTGGCCTATAATAGATTCTGCTTCTTGATCTACCCCATACATCAATAAAAATTGGAGGAGAGCACCATGCTAACCAGAGAGGATGTCCGCAGCCTGTTTGAACATTTGAAGTCTGACCCGGATCAGTTCTTTGCCCATGTCGCAACTGATGTGCAGTGGACGGTGATGGGAACCCACCCCCTGGCCGGAATCTATCAGAGCAAGGAGGACTTTCTCGACCACACCTTTAAACGCTTGGCCAAAATCCTCAAAGAGGGCGCTCTATTGGAGATAGTGGATCTCTTTATCGACGGTTCCACGGCCATCGTCGAGATGCGCTCTATCTCCACCGCCAATAACGGCAAACCCTTTGATAACAGATATTGCTGGATCGTTACCTTCAGCGGCGATCTCATCACAGCCGTCAAGGCCTACCTCGATTCGGCCCTTGTCCAGCAACTCGTCAGCGAAAATGAATAGGGGCATTTAAAAATCAACCACTGGAACCGAGGAAGAAAAAAGATGCTAGATGCTAGATACGAGATATGAGAAAAAACTTAACAGCGAAAAAAGATTAAAAATAAGGCTGTTACCGCATTTCTTTCTAGTGTCTAGCACTTCGTATCCGCCCTTGCCCTTGCTCTTCCTGGCACCTCCTAACTAATAGCTTCTCCCCACTTGTTCTCACCCTCCTCGGAAAGAGACTTTCTGCCCAAAAAATTTTCCCGGAAGCAATGTCCTGTCAATTCTTAGGTAAGACCTTGAAAAGGTGTACAGAGCTACTCCTCCTCTTGGCAAGGGGAGGCTGGGTGGGGTTTGTCTTTTTTGCTGCATTTTAGCCAAAAAAATTCTCAGTGTTCTTCAAACAGTGGCCAATCGCTTTGCTTTTTCTAGTATCCGCCATTCCGCTGTGCTCCACTGCTAGCATCTAGCATCTAGCATCTAGTATCTCGCATCTGCTTTTACATCTTCTCTTTTCCTGAATAAGTATTGTAGTATCTTCTGGGGCTGTGGTAAAATGCCTTGGATATTCGTACGCTTACCAGATTGTGGTATCTGCCTCTTGCTGTGAGCTGGCTGGAAGTAGGATGTAGGATGGGCAGCAGCGAAGCGAAGCGGCGAAGGGAAGCGAAGCGGAGCGTGCCCATCAATGTTGATGGGTGAGGAATTGGCTCATGTGAAGATTTTCAGTTTTTGGATGATGCTGGAGTAATACAATAAGTGAGGCTTTTCGGAGTTATCCAGGCCTTTATAATAACTTGTTGTGTGTGATTACAAATATCATCATATATAGATTTGCATTATTGATAATCAGATGATCCATTTTAAGGAAATGCCAAAATGATAAAAAATAATAGTTTAACAATTTTGCACCTATCAGATCTACAGTTCGGAAAGAATCATAGATTTTTCCAATCAAATATTTCAGAAGAAAACTTCAATTTCAGTACACTTCAAGCAAGATTACAAACTGATCTTAAAATAGTAAAAAGTAAATATGATCTTGAACCAGACCTTATAGTTATCACTGGTGACCTAGTTGAATACGGTCAACAGTCTGAATTTGATCAAGCCAAAGTTTTCTTCAATGAGTTAGCTTCATTTTTGAATGTTCATATATCAAATGTATTAATTGTTCCAGGCAACCACGATATTAATAGAAAGGCATGTGAAGCATATTTTGCAGAATGTGAGGCTGACGAAAAAAAGCCTACTTTGCCTTATAAACCCAAATGGAGACATTTTAAAAATTTTTATAATAGCTTTTACTCAGATATTTCCAGAAAGTTTGATTTAGAAACTCCATTTGGGTGCACTGAATATCCTGAGTTGAAAGTAGCAGTTGCAAACCTTAATTCAACGGTTCAAGAAAGCCATCAAGAGAAAGATCATTATGGTTTGATTGGAGAGAATCAAGCTCAAAAAATTGCAGAGCAACTAGCGAAAAGAAAAGATGAAGGTTGGTTTAATATTGCAGCTGTTCACCATAATGTTGTTCGCGGTGCAATAGAAGATGATGACAATTTACGAGATTCAGAAATGTTACAGAGGGTTATTGGTGATCACATAGATCTAATATTACACGGGCATACACACCGTGGAAAAATGCATTGGTGGTCCCCGCAGCTTCCAGTAATTGGAACGGGTAGTGCTTCTGTTGAAAAAAGTGCAAGACCAGATGAAGTGCCAAATCAATATCAATTACTAAAATTTACAGGGCTTGGTTTTACACGATATTGTCGTGCTTTTGCTCCGGATGAAGCGAAATGGATTCCTGATTCTAGAGTCAACGATGATGGTGTTGAAGAACATGAAATAAATTTTAGAAATGTGCACGCTGCATTTCCAGAATCACTAGAACAAAAAACAAATACACAAAATTCAAATAATATAGATACGCTACCAAAAGAATTAGATGGTAGTAGCGATCAAATACCCAAAATATTTAGCCCAACATTTAAATTTCCGTTCACCCACTATTGTGATTTACCACCTGTCGTAGATGTTTGGGTTGGAAGAGATAAACAATTAACTTCAGTTTTATCAACAAAAAGTGGTGTTGTTGCAATTACAGGCATAGGGGGACAAGGGAAATCTGCACTCGCTGCTAAGTGCCTTGAACAATGGAAGCTGAATCACCCAAAATCATTTTGGGATTGGCGTGATTGTCGTGAAGAGGGCGATAGATTCCACACACAATTGTTAGGGCAAATTGAGAGGATTACAGATGGCGCTGTTGGAGGTGAAGAGTTGGCCGGTGCTCCAACGATCGATTTGGTTAAATATTTGTTCGAAATAATAGGTGATCGTGATTGTTTGTTTGTTTTTGACAATGTTGACCAATATGTCAATGTAAACGAAAATTCCTTTGTTTCTGGTGTTTCGACTTTCGTGAATGAGTCGTTAAGAGGAAAGCATAATTGCTTGATTCTTATTACTTGTAGACCACGAATAACATACCCC from the Desulfotalea psychrophila LSv54 genome contains:
- a CDS encoding metallophosphoesterase produces the protein MIKNNSLTILHLSDLQFGKNHRFFQSNISEENFNFSTLQARLQTDLKIVKSKYDLEPDLIVITGDLVEYGQQSEFDQAKVFFNELASFLNVHISNVLIVPGNHDINRKACEAYFAECEADEKKPTLPYKPKWRHFKNFYNSFYSDISRKFDLETPFGCTEYPELKVAVANLNSTVQESHQEKDHYGLIGENQAQKIAEQLAKRKDEGWFNIAAVHHNVVRGAIEDDDNLRDSEMLQRVIGDHIDLILHGHTHRGKMHWWSPQLPVIGTGSASVEKSARPDEVPNQYQLLKFTGLGFTRYCRAFAPDEAKWIPDSRVNDDGVEEHEINFRNVHAAFPESLEQKTNTQNSNNIDTLPKELDGSSDQIPKIFSPTFKFPFTHYCDLPPVVDVWVGRDKQLTSVLSTKSGVVAITGIGGQGKSALAAKCLEQWKLNHPKSFWDWRDCREEGDRFHTQLLGQIERITDGAVGGEELAGAPTIDLVKYLFEIIGDRDCLFVFDNVDQYVNVNENSFVSGVSTFVNESLRGKHNCLILITCRPRITYPNIRFFEIYLDGLLFEDTIDLFNKRGVDIKKTGMLNTLNEVYTLTEGHPLWLNLLAIQISRDEKSSENILEELRNGEADNRARSMLRPIWKGLNVNQQQVLRCMAEIPRPMDSVQIHNCISGKIKTFNRFKRAFKTIKALSLVVKCESDDGNNKYDLHPLVRSFIKTEYATTKERLPYIDPIVCYLRQLIMGSSAKISTETSFDKLRMWSEKAELEIESGLMADAVESLGYVANRLLAMGYSEELFRVGKRIIDDFIINPSHYNEIKEFDELFQVIIEALIEFGHEADARRFLKNYEDFVEEGTALFIGFCSLMTWVEWHLYNYDEAIYWGERGRYLKKQSSIDTSCDCSHNLALALRDSGRYAEAMEYFLMGNSLESLFYADAESERDGSFWGNIGRCLMLQGDYINAIQCLKKSAESLGNDQGANGIKNQGYAAKWIAQCLEECSILDDAYIFYRKAKSIWDQRAPILSHEINVKLKDLEQSKRLNEVLKLGEKDIIRRCSVWLKSDPVPKSGKRVHTTNHSTGLVEARRRACR
- a CDS encoding cache domain-containing protein, translating into MNNSASLTIRSPIQKKLLAFIILIGLGLTAFLLFFHYSLSTNLEKEKKDQSKHITEVGLGVVQHFYQLSADGNLTSSQAKARALNTLNGATYGANGYLWVNSGEGVLLMQPYTPNRVGLNLINWTDFKGKYFFKEFISTAKNGGGWVSYYWPKPNIPEESPKISYVTYFTPWDWVLGTGLYLDDMQENIFWIVFKTSVIFSACFIVFVVIAIFVINYFLRQIGELAIKDTLTNLYTKRFLKEILPTILTKLHQDNEKLLAVIDLDIDHFKKINANYGRSCGDRVLKRLANIIIENTRPNDFSIRFGGEEFLLIGFFNNEKEIIQITEIIRTETDCLVFDERNEKFHITISAGIAIYRAEEELFETTLKRAGKKLQEAKESGRNRICL
- a CDS encoding nuclear transport factor 2 family protein; its protein translation is MLTREDVRSLFEHLKSDPDQFFAHVATDVQWTVMGTHPLAGIYQSKEDFLDHTFKRLAKILKEGALLEIVDLFIDGSTAIVEMRSISTANNGKPFDNRYCWIVTFSGDLITAVKAYLDSALVQQLVSENE